The segment CCGATGCCGGCGTAGGCGGTCAGCCACTCCGTGACGTCGAACTCGATGTTCGAGGCGATGGTCTTGTCCTTCTGGACCAGCGTCGTGCCCGGGTACCAGTTGCTCCGCGCGTCGGGCGGCGACGGGATCGCCGTCGTCGTGGGGAGGATGCTAATCTGCGGGCGGAAATTGTCGGTGTCGTCGCGCTGGATGATGCCGTCGAGCGACCAGCGCAGCCGCTCGCCCCGGTAATCCACGGCCAGCGAGCCGAGGCCGGTCTTGACGTCTCCGTCCTCGATCGAGGCCTCGCCGCCGCGCAGCAGCCCGTTGAAGCGCACGCCCCAGGCGTTGTTCTCGCCGAAGCGGCGCCCGGTGTCGACATGGACGCCGAAGTTGGCGTCGCTCTGGTACAGCCCGGTCACGCGGGTCAGCGGCTGATCGCCGGCGCGCTTGCTGAGAATGTTGATGCCGCCGCCGATGCTGCCATTGGGGGCGATGCCGTTGATCAGCGCGCCCGGCCCCTTCAGCAGCTCGATCCGCTCGATGATCTGCGACGGCACGCGGTTGGAGGACACCAGCCCGTACATGCCGTTGAAGCCGACGTCACCGGACGGAACGGCGAAGCCGCGGATCTGAAAGGTGTCGTCGAAGCCGTTGCCGCCGGTGGTCGTGCGCACCGACGAATCGTTGATCAGCGTGTCCGCCGCCGTGCGCGCCTGCTGGTTCTCGATCAGTTCGGAGGTGTAGTTCGTCGTGCTGAACGGCGTGTCCAGCGTGTTCTTCGTGCCCAGCAGGCCCAGGGTCCCGCCGCGCGCCACCTGACCGCCGGCGTAGGGCGGCGGCGGCTCGCCCGGCAGCGCGCCGGCGTTGGCCGACACCTGGACGGAGGGCAGCACTGTCGCCCCGGCCGGGGCGTTCACGACCGGCGAAGACCCTTGCGCGACGAGGCCGTACCCCGAGGAGGTGCCCGCGAGCTGATAACCGCTGCCGTCCAGCAGGCGGCGCAAGCCGTCCTCGACCGTCGTCGTTCCGCGCAGCCCCTGGGAGGTCTTGCCCCGGACCTGCGCCGGGTCCACGGCGATGCTCACCCCGGCCTGGGCGGCGAAGCTGCGCAGCGCGGTGTCCAGCGGTCCCGCCGGCACGTTGGCGTCGATCGTGCGCGCCGCCGTCTGGGCCTGCGCGGCCGGCGCGAAGGAAAGGCCGCCCACGAGGACGGCGCTGGCAAAGCAAACGGCCATGGCGACCGGGCGCAGACCCGGTGCGAAGACATCATGCGCGGCGCCGCGGCGGCGGGCGGTCAGGCGCAGAGAGCCCTTGCCGCAAGATTGAGGCATTGTGCCTGTTCCTCTACCAAAAGGTGTATATGTGGCGCAGCGTTAGCGACCGGCACCCTGTCCGTTTCAAAAAAGCCGAACGTCTGCGCTGATCGCCTGAATGCGAATGATTTTCATTCTAAGCATCAGCCGACGGATCGCGCAAGGGGGCAACGTCACCGTTCCGGTGATCGTTTATGTCTTTATGTCCGTGATTTTCTTACGGGAATTCTGGATGCTTCAAGTCCCTTCCCCCCACAGGGGAGAGGGTTATGAAGCCCCCGGCAGGCTTCAGGCGCTGCCCCGTACCAGCAATTCGAACCCCACGTCCTGGGTGCGGTTCTCCACCTCGCCGCCCTGCATCCGCCGCAGCAGGAGGTTGGCGGATTCCGTGCCGATCTTGCGGCTGGCGATGGCGATGGTGGTCAGGCCCGGCGTCAGTTGCCCGGCGATGTCGTAATTGCCGAACCCGGTGATCGCCAGATCCTTCGGCACCGAGATCCCCAGGCCGCTGCAGGCCAGCAGGGCGCCGGAGGCCAGCACGTCGCTGACGAACACCACGGCGTCGGTGTCGGGATGCTGCTCCCGGACCAGCTTCAGCAGCTCCACGCCGGTCGCCATCACCATCGGCCCGCTGGCGACGGTGACGACGCGCGGCGTCACGCCCGGGAAATGACGTTCATGGGCGTCCTGGAAGCCCTTCAGACGCTCCTTGGCGCGGTGGTCGCCCGGCTTCATGACGCCCGTGAAGGCCAGCCGGCGGTAGCCGCGCCCCACCAGATGGTCGACCACGCTCATCAGGGCGGCGTGGTTGGAGAAGCCGACCAGCATGTCGACGGGGCGGTTCGTCCAACTCCAGCTTTCGACCACCGGAACCCCGGTGCGCTTCAGGAGGGCCGTGGTTTCCTGGGTGTGGCGGGTGCCGATGATGAAGAAGCCGTCGGGGCGCCGCCCGCTGAAGCTGCGGACCAGCGACTCCTCCCGCCCCGCCATGTAGTCGGTGTGGCCGAGGAAGACCTGATAGCCCTCCGGCAGCAGGACGTCGGTCAGGCCCTGGATGGTTTCCGCGAAGATCGAGGCGGAGATGGTCGGGATGATCGCCGCCACCGTCATGCTGCGGTTGGAGGCGAGGTGGCTCGCCGCCAGGTTCTGCACGTAGCGGGTTTCGCGCACCGCCTCCTCGATGCGGGCGAGCGTGTCCGGGCCGACGCTGCGCGGATCGCGGAGCGCGCGCGAGACCGTCTGCGTGGAGACCCCGGCGGCCTGCGCCACATCGGCCATCGTCACCGCGCGGGTCGCGGAGCGCCGCCGTGACTCCGCCTTCCTGAGCGAAAGCTGTCCTTCGTCCGTCACCTGGGATGACCTCTTATCCTGCCTCCGCCGGCCCGCCTTCGGGCACCGACCGGCCGCCTTCTTGTGCATGGCCGCGCCCGCCGTTGCAAGCCGGGCGCGGCCCGTTTCCACAATCCATAGCGCATTTCATGTTAGCGGTCACGTGAACGCTAACGCGATCGCACGCTGAAGATGCTTGATTGCCCCAACCAATCATGTTACCGGTCACGTTAGCGGTCACTCGGAACGGATACGAAGGTGGACGATCCGGGAGATGCTGGGAGGGACACCGCGGCGGCCCGATGGCCGCACGGCGGGCAAGCAACAAAGACAAGCAACGAAGCAGGCAAGACATGAGCGTTCTTGCGGACAGCGTCGCCTGGATCACCGGCGGCGGCAGCGGAATCGGGGAGGCCGGCGCACGGGCGCTGGCGCAGGGCGGCGCCACCGTCGTCCTGTCCGGACGGCGCGAAGACGCGCTCGACCGCGTGGCGGAGTCCATCCGCAACGCCGGCGGCACGGCCGAGACCGCGGTCCTCGACGTGGCCGACGAGGCGGCGGTGCGGCGCGTGGCGGCGGCGATCCTCGACCGCCACGGGCGGATCGACACGCTGGTCGCCAGCGCCGGGATGAACCTGCCCAACCGCAGCTTCCGCGATCTCGGGACGGAGGGCTGGCGGCGGCTGGTCGACGTCAACCTCAACGGCACCATGCACGCCATCCAGGCGGCGCTGCCCGCCATGCGGGAGCGCCGGTCCGGCACCGTCATCATCGTGTCCTCCTGGGTCGGGCGGCACGCGCTCGTCCTCGGCGGACCCGGCTACAACGCGACGAAGCAGGCGCTGGTGACTCTGAGCCACAGCCTGAACATGGAGGAATGGCGCAACGGCCTGCGCTCCTGCGTGGTCATGCCGGGCGAGGTGGCGACCGACCTGCTGGGCCAGCGCCCCTCCCCGCCCCCGGCGGCGGAGATGGCGCGCCTGCTCCAGCCCGACGATCTGGGCCGCACCATCCGCTTCGTGGCCGAGATGCCGCCCCACGTCTGCGTCAACGAAATCCTCATCAGCCCCGTCTGGAACCGCGCCTTCTTCACCGAAGCCCCGGCGACCAACGGCTGACCGAATCCAACCTTCCGCCCCATCCTTCCGCCATGGCCGGCGGACCCACGGCAACAAGACCCGGACATCATGGACAAGAAACGCAACATCCTCAGCGGTTACCGTGTGCTCGACTGCTCCATCGCCATGGCCGGCCCGCTGGCGGCGCAGCGCCTGGGCGACCTCGGCGCCGACGTGGTGAAGGTGGAGCCGGTGACCGGCGAGTGGCAGCGCCACACCGCGGCGGGCGGCATCACCGGCAACAAGGTGAACGTCTCCTTCCTGTCGCTGAACCGGAACAAGCGCTCGCTCGCCGTCGACCTGAAGAACACCGAGGGCAAGGCCCTGCTGATGGAGCTGGTCAAGACCGCCGACGTGTTCCTCCAGAACTACCGGCCCGGCGTCGCCAAGCGGCTGGGCGTGGACTATGAATCGCTCTCCGCGGTCAACCCCCGCCTGATCTACCTGTCGATCTCCGGCTATGGCGAGACCGGCCCCTACGTCCAGCGTCCGGGCCAGGACCTGCTGTTGCAGGGCATGTCCGGCGCCATGCTGTCGGCGGGCCGCGAGGGCGAGGCCCCGACCCCTGCCGGCCAGTATCTGGTGGACGCGATCACCGGCTACACCGCCTTCGAAGGCGTGCTGGCCGCCCTGCTCCACCGCGAGCGCACCGGCGAGGGCCAGCTTGTCCAGGTCAACATGCTGGACGCCATCACGACGATCCAGATGCAGGAGCTGTCGGTCTTCACGGTCGGCGGCAAGCCGCAGACCCGCTCCGCCGAGCCGCACGCCCACGTCTACATCCGCGCCCCCTACGGCGCCTTCGCCACCAGCGACGGCTTCATCATCGTGGCTTTCCCGCCGCTGAAGCTGCTGGGCGAGCTGATCGGCGAACCGTCCTTCCTCGACATGGAGGACGAGACCGACAGCTGGTCGCGCCGCGACGAGATCTTCGCCAAGACCCGCGACCGGCTGACCGCGAAGACGTCCGCGGAGTGGCTGGAGCTGTTCAACGCCGCCGGGGTCTGGGCCGGGCCGGTCTACGGCTACGCCGACCTCGTGAACGACCCGCAGATCAAGCACAACGGCACCTTCGTCGAGTACGACCACCCGACCGAGGGCCGCGTCAAGACGCCGGGCTTCCCGATCAAGTTCTCCAAGACCCCGTCGGAGGTCGAGCGCGGCGCCCCCCTGACCGGCGAGCACACCCGTGAGGTGCTGGAAGCCGCCGGCTTCGCCGCCGAGGCCATCGACCGTCTGCTGGCCGCCGGCGTCGTCGCCGCCACCGAGCCGGAGGCGGAGGAAGAGGAGGTTCGGGCATGCGCTACCGCGCGCTGACCTGGGACCACCCGCGCGGCTACAACGCCTTGGCGGCAGCCGCCGCCGGGCTGGACGAGGAACGCGACGGGCTTGCCATCGACTGGGACAAGCAGCCGCTCGAAGGCTTCGAGGCCCATCCGATCAGCGACCTTTGCGCCCGCTACGACCTGATCGTGCTCGATCACCCCCATGTCGGGGAGGCCGTGGCGGAACGCGGCCTGATTCCGCTGGAGGACCTGTTCACCGCCGCGGACATCGCCGGCTGGCAGCGCGACAGCATCGGGCCGAGCCTCGCCAGCTACCGCTTCGCGGACCGGCACTGGGCGCTGCCGCTCGACGCGGCGACGCAGGTCATGGCCTGCCGCGCCGACCTTCTGGACGAGCCGATCCCGGTCACCTGGGCGGAGGTGGCGAGCCTGTCCGAACGGGCGCCGGTCGCCCTGTCGCTGGCCGGGCCGCACGCCTGCCTGACCTTCCTGTCCATGGCCACGGCCTTCGGCGATCCGCCCGCGGTGGCCGATCCCGACCGGCTGGTCTCGGCCGAGGTCGGGGAACGGGTGCTCGACCTCATGGCGACGCTGGCCGGGCGGATGCCGGCGGCGGTGCGCGGGCTGAACCCCATCGGGCTGCTCGGCCACATGGCCCGCATCGACAAGGTGGCGCTCTGCCCGCTGGTCTACGGTTACGTCAACTACGCGGCCCCCACCGCAGCGGGCGAGAAGCCGGTGACCTTCGCCGACGCGCCGCGTGCCACGGCGGACGGGCGTCCCGGCTCGACGCTGGGCGGCACCGGCATCGGCGTCTCCGTGCGCTGCGAGGTGACGCCCGCCCTGCTCGACCATCTGCGCTGGCTGCTCGGCGCCGAGGCGCAGCGGAGCTTCATCCCGGCCCACGACGGCCAGCCGAGCCGCCGCGACGCCTGGGCGGACACGGCGGTGAACGAACGCTGGGGCGGTTTCTACCGCAACACCGCCGCGACGCTTGAGGCCGCCTATGTCCGGCCGCGCCACGCCGGCTACATCGCTTTCCAGGCCGACGCCGCCGCGATGATCCGCGACGCGCTGGCCGACGGCACGCCGCACCCGGCGTTGCTCGACCGTCTGCAACACCGCTACGCCGCCAGCCGCCCGGTTGCTGGCACCGAACGATAAGGCCCATCCCATGGACTCGCTCAACACCCCCGATCCGGCGCTTGGCGCGGTCACCGTCACGGTGGACGGCTTCGTCGCCACCATCACGCTCGACCGCCCGCAGAAGCTGAACGCGGTGACCCCGGAGATGGCCGCGCAGCTGGTCGCCGCCGTGGCCCGCTGCAACGCCGACGACGACATCCGCTGCGTCGTGCTGACCGGCGCCGGGCCGCGCGCCTTCTGCTGCGGCTCCGACATCCGCGAGCTGGACCGCTACGACACCGCCTGGAACTTCCGCAACCGCGAAGACTATTGCGACGCCATCCGCGGCTTGCGCAAGCCCAGCATCGCCGCGGTCAACGGCTACGCCTTCGGCGGCGGGCTGGAAACGGCGATGAGCTGCGACATCCGCATCGCGTCGGAGAACGCGCAGTTCGGCGCGCCGGAGATCAAGCTCGGCTGGATCGGCGGCGGCGGCGTGGCGGCCTTCCTCTCGCACTCCATCGGCACCTCCAACGCCGCGATGATGATCCTGACCGGCGACCCGATCCCGGCGGACAAGGCACTGGCCTGGGGCCTCGTCAGCGAGGTGGTGCCCGCCGACCGACTGCTCGCCCGCGCGCAGGAGATCGCCGCCATCGTCGCCAGCCGTGCCCCCATCGCGGCGGAGACGGCGAAGCTGAACCTGAAGGCCGCCCACACCATGCCGGTGGAAAAGGCCATCGAGTACGAGCGCGACCTGCAGACCATCTGCTTCGCCACCGCGGACGCCGCCGAGGGGCGCGCCGCCTTCAAGGAAAAGCGCAGCCCGGTCTTCCGGCGCAAGTAACGACCCGGCGCAAGCAAGAGGAGAGGCACCCATGAGCAAGCGACCCCTTCCCCTCGACCCCGCCGCCGCCCTGCCGACGGACGAGGGCGCGCTCCTGGTCGGGCGCGCCTGGCGTCCCGGCGTCGGCCCCTCGGTCATCGCCGTGCGCGGCCGGGACGTGTTCGACATCACCAGCCGCGACGCGCCCACCGTGCGCGATCTGGTGGAGACCGGCGCCGCCGCAGCCATCGCCCGCGACCTGCCCGGCGAATGGATCGGCACCGCCGCCGCCATTCTCGCCAATTCCGACGAGGACCGGCGCGACCCGGAGCGGCCCTGGCTGCTGGCCCCCATCGACCTCCAGGCGGTGAAGGCGTCCGGCGTGACCTTCGTGGTCAGCCTGCTGGAGCGCGTCATCGAGGAGCAGGCGCGCGGCGCCCCGGAGAAGGCGCTGGCCATCCGTG is part of the Azospirillum baldaniorum genome and harbors:
- a CDS encoding TonB-dependent receptor, giving the protein MPQSCGKGSLRLTARRRGAAHDVFAPGLRPVAMAVCFASAVLVGGLSFAPAAQAQTAARTIDANVPAGPLDTALRSFAAQAGVSIAVDPAQVRGKTSQGLRGTTTVEDGLRRLLDGSGYQLAGTSSGYGLVAQGSSPVVNAPAGATVLPSVQVSANAGALPGEPPPPYAGGQVARGGTLGLLGTKNTLDTPFSTTNYTSELIENQQARTAADTLINDSSVRTTTGGNGFDDTFQIRGFAVPSGDVGFNGMYGLVSSNRVPSQIIERIELLKGPGALINGIAPNGSIGGGINILSKRAGDQPLTRVTGLYQSDANFGVHVDTGRRFGENNAWGVRFNGLLRGGEASIEDGDVKTGLGSLAVDYRGERLRWSLDGIIQRDDTDNFRPQISILPTTTAIPSPPDARSNWYPGTTLVQKDKTIASNIEFDVTEWLTAYAGIGYRDGTNDQVFPQSNPAVNALGNFTVRNSYYDSYSETVSGTAGARLRFETGPVRHQVNIGYTGFQREEGNAYIQAAGSAPSNIYNPAPLPVITAPRTDPRKSAETTLSSIAIADTLSFVNDRVLLTLGVRDQTVKVKGFSTTTGAQTSNYNASATTPLAGLVVKPLENVAVYGNYAEGLSRGTIVGAGYANTGAVLEPYKSKQLEGGVKVDWGTITTTAAVFQITRPSSIRTTSNELAYDGEQRNRGLELSAYGEILPGLRAMASATFLKPELTKTAVASEEGNDAAGVPDKSFSASLDWDTPWVEGLALNGRVIHTSGSYLTNANTLRFDGWTRFDIGARYTTDVSGKPVVLRASVENLFDKEYWLTTGTYVTVGSPRTVLLSATVDF
- a CDS encoding LacI family DNA-binding transcriptional regulator, which gives rise to MTDEGQLSLRKAESRRRSATRAVTMADVAQAAGVSTQTVSRALRDPRSVGPDTLARIEEAVRETRYVQNLAASHLASNRSMTVAAIIPTISASIFAETIQGLTDVLLPEGYQVFLGHTDYMAGREESLVRSFSGRRPDGFFIIGTRHTQETTALLKRTGVPVVESWSWTNRPVDMLVGFSNHAALMSVVDHLVGRGYRRLAFTGVMKPGDHRAKERLKGFQDAHERHFPGVTPRVVTVASGPMVMATGVELLKLVREQHPDTDAVVFVSDVLASGALLACSGLGISVPKDLAITGFGNYDIAGQLTPGLTTIAIASRKIGTESANLLLRRMQGGEVENRTQDVGFELLVRGSA
- a CDS encoding SDR family oxidoreductase, producing MSVLADSVAWITGGGSGIGEAGARALAQGGATVVLSGRREDALDRVAESIRNAGGTAETAVLDVADEAAVRRVAAAILDRHGRIDTLVASAGMNLPNRSFRDLGTEGWRRLVDVNLNGTMHAIQAALPAMRERRSGTVIIVSSWVGRHALVLGGPGYNATKQALVTLSHSLNMEEWRNGLRSCVVMPGEVATDLLGQRPSPPPAAEMARLLQPDDLGRTIRFVAEMPPHVCVNEILISPVWNRAFFTEAPATNG
- a CDS encoding CaiB/BaiF CoA transferase family protein; its protein translation is MDKKRNILSGYRVLDCSIAMAGPLAAQRLGDLGADVVKVEPVTGEWQRHTAAGGITGNKVNVSFLSLNRNKRSLAVDLKNTEGKALLMELVKTADVFLQNYRPGVAKRLGVDYESLSAVNPRLIYLSISGYGETGPYVQRPGQDLLLQGMSGAMLSAGREGEAPTPAGQYLVDAITGYTAFEGVLAALLHRERTGEGQLVQVNMLDAITTIQMQELSVFTVGGKPQTRSAEPHAHVYIRAPYGAFATSDGFIIVAFPPLKLLGELIGEPSFLDMEDETDSWSRRDEIFAKTRDRLTAKTSAEWLELFNAAGVWAGPVYGYADLVNDPQIKHNGTFVEYDHPTEGRVKTPGFPIKFSKTPSEVERGAPLTGEHTREVLEAAGFAAEAIDRLLAAGVVAATEPEAEEEEVRACATAR
- a CDS encoding ABC transporter substrate-binding protein, with the protein product MRYRALTWDHPRGYNALAAAAAGLDEERDGLAIDWDKQPLEGFEAHPISDLCARYDLIVLDHPHVGEAVAERGLIPLEDLFTAADIAGWQRDSIGPSLASYRFADRHWALPLDAATQVMACRADLLDEPIPVTWAEVASLSERAPVALSLAGPHACLTFLSMATAFGDPPAVADPDRLVSAEVGERVLDLMATLAGRMPAAVRGLNPIGLLGHMARIDKVALCPLVYGYVNYAAPTAAGEKPVTFADAPRATADGRPGSTLGGTGIGVSVRCEVTPALLDHLRWLLGAEAQRSFIPAHDGQPSRRDAWADTAVNERWGGFYRNTAATLEAAYVRPRHAGYIAFQADAAAMIRDALADGTPHPALLDRLQHRYAASRPVAGTER
- a CDS encoding enoyl-CoA hydratase/isomerase family protein; protein product: MDSLNTPDPALGAVTVTVDGFVATITLDRPQKLNAVTPEMAAQLVAAVARCNADDDIRCVVLTGAGPRAFCCGSDIRELDRYDTAWNFRNREDYCDAIRGLRKPSIAAVNGYAFGGGLETAMSCDIRIASENAQFGAPEIKLGWIGGGGVAAFLSHSIGTSNAAMMILTGDPIPADKALAWGLVSEVVPADRLLARAQEIAAIVASRAPIAAETAKLNLKAAHTMPVEKAIEYERDLQTICFATADAAEGRAAFKEKRSPVFRRK